A section of the Falco rusticolus isolate bFalRus1 chromosome Z, bFalRus1.pri, whole genome shotgun sequence genome encodes:
- the FEM1C gene encoding protein fem-1 homolog C: MDLKTAVFNAARAGKLQLLLKLLASKTREEVALLMSEKTNGATPLLMAARYGHLDMVEYLLDHCSASIEVGGSVNFDGETIEGAPPLWAASAAGHLKVVQCLLDHGASVNNTTLTNSTPLRAACFDGHLEIVKYLVEHKADLEVSNRHGHTCLMISCYKGHKDIAQYLLEKGADVNRKSVKGNTALHDCAESGSLEIMKMLLKYCAKMEKDGYGMTPLMSASVTGHTNIVDFLTQHVQTSKAERINALELLGATFVDKKRDLLGALKYWKRAMEMRYSDRTNILSKPVPQTLIMAYDYAKEVNSSQELENLIADPDEMRMQALLIRERILGPSHPDTSYYIRYRGAVYADSGNFKRCINLWKYALDMQQNNLDPLSPMTASSLLSFAELFSFMLQDRAKGLLGTTVTFDDLMGILCKSVLEIERAMKQTQCPPDPIQLNKALSIILHLICLLEKVPCSSEQEHFKKQTIYKFLKLQPRGKNNFSPLHLAVDNNTTCVGRYPVCKFPSLQVTAILVECGADVNVRDSDNNSPLHIAALNNHPDIMNLLIKSGSHFDATNLHKQTASDLLDEKEIAKNLIQPINHTTLQCLAARVIVNHNIYYAGHIPEKLENFVLLHR; this comes from the exons ATGGATCTAAAGACAGCAGTGTTCAATGCAGCTCGTGCTGGCAAGCTGCAGCTCCTTTTGAAGTTACTGGCAAGCAAAACAAGAGAAGAGGTAGCCCTACTGATGTCAGAGAAAACCAATGGTGCCACACCACTTCTGATGGCAGCCCGTTATGGTCACCTTGACATGGTTGAATACTTGTTGGACCATTGCTCTGCGTCAATAGAAGTTGGTGGTTCGGTGAATTTTGATGGTGAGACCATTGAGGGGGCTCCGCCGTTATGGGCAGCATCAGCAGCTGGCCACTTGAAGGTGGTTCAGTGTCTCTTAGATCATGGTGCATCTGTCAACAATACAACTCTGACAAATTCAACACCGCTTAGAGCTGCCTGTTTTGATGGTCATCTGGAAATCGTAAAGTACCTTGTGGAGCACAAAGCAGACCTGGAAGTATCAAACCGTCATGGGCATACATGCTTGATGATCTCATGTTACAAAGGCCACAAAGACATTGCTCAGTATTTACTTGAAAAAGGAGCTGATGTCAACAGAAAAAGTGTTAAAg GAAACACTGCGTTACATGACTGTGCGGAATCTGGAAGTTTGGAGATCATGAAGATGCTTCTCAAGTACTGTGCTAAAATGGAAAAGGATGGTTATGGAATGACTCCCCTTATGTCAGCTAGTGTGACAGGCCACACAAATATTGTGGACTTTCTGACACAGCATGTACAAACCAGTAAGGCTGAACGCATAAATGCTCTGGAGCTTCTAGGAGCAACGTTCGTGGACAAGAAGAGAGATCTGCTTGGCGCTTTGAAGTACTGGAAGCGAGCTATGGAAATGAGATACAGTGATAGGACTAATATCCTGAGCAAACCTGTGCCACAAACACTAATTATGGCATACGATTATGCTAAAGAGGTAAACAGCTCACAAGAGCTAGAAAATCTCATTGCAGACCCTGATGAAATGAGAATGCAAGCACTATTAATTAGAGAACGTATTCTTGGTCCTTCTCACCCAGATACATCCTATTATATTAGATACAGAGGTGCTGTCTATGCAGACTCTGGAAACTTCAAGCGTTGCATCAATTTATGGAAATATGCTTTGGACATGCAGCAGAACAATCTTGATCCACTGAGCCCTATGACAGCCAGCAGTTTACTGTCATTTGCTGAACTTTTCTCCTTCATGCTACAAGATAGGGCAAAAGGCCTGCTAGGCACTACTGTCACATTTGATGATCTCATGGGTATACTGTGCAAAAGTGTGCTTGAAATAGAACGGGCCATGAAACAAACCCAGTGTCCCCCTGATCCGATACAGCTGAACAAAGCCCTTTCcatcattttgcatttaatttgctTGTTGGAGAAAGTACCTTGCAGCTCAGAACAGGagcattttaagaaacagaCTATTTACAAGTTTCTTAAGCTTCAGCCCAGAGGGAAGAATAACTTCAGTCCACTTCACCTTGCTGTTGATAATAACACTACATGTGTGGGTCGCTACCCAGTTTGTAAATTCCCCTCTCTACAAGTTACTGCTATCCTGGTAGAATGTGGTGCTGATGTGAATGTCAGAGACTCAGATAACAACAGTCCGTTACACATTGCTGCGCTGAACAACCATCCAGACATCATGAATCTTCTTATCAAGTCAGGTTCACACTTTGATGCCACAAACTTGCATAAACAAACTGCTAGTGATTTGCTGGATGAGAAGGAAATAGCAAAAAATTTAATCCAGCCCATAAATCATACTACATTGCAGTGTCTTGCTGCTCGTGTAATAGTGAATCATAATATATACTATGCAGGGCACATCCCTGAGAAACTAGAGAACTTTGTTTTGCTCCATAGGTGA